In Paramormyrops kingsleyae isolate MSU_618 chromosome 5, PKINGS_0.4, whole genome shotgun sequence, one DNA window encodes the following:
- the glp2r gene encoding glucagon-like peptide 2 receptor isoform X1, whose amino-acid sequence MATLPPQHGRQAPENTLLLAVLLLLPYLQVMGSILEDTIYKRTEYWENCTRTLASSQISRTGVYCNGSFDHFVCWPHSLVGNVSVPCPSYLPWIKEGNLARVYRQCTSSGTWRTLENSTDVWRDQSECIDPHYFKPQEDYMHLQTVLRVIYMVGYSLSLSSLTLAVFIMGLLRKLHCTRNYIHMNLFMSFIFRAAAVMIKEIIFQVKFTNLPTDDTGWKEYTSSVISVVCKASQVSMHYFVGGNYFWLLVEAIFLHRLLFTAVLTKRRLLKRYLLIGWGTPFAFVVPWTVTKVLYENQACWPNNNMWIWWIIRGPITLSVVVIFYIFIKIMKLLLSKLKADQVKFADYRYSLARATLVLIPLLGIHEVVFTFFIDEYMEDGALYVRNFINLTLSSFQGLLVAILYCFANGECLDQPFLVIGVQVQAEIKKRWQLFLFANHYDAQSCFQGIHMWKCSRRRPADCPDQCNCVQDISAPSNVQQLWLIGQAGLPSQLCQPNRPKFNTRRSLSSSEGEMTLGDTMEEVLEESMF is encoded by the exons ATGGCTACTCTGCCACCGCAGCATGGGAGGCAGGCACCAGAAAATACGCTACTGCTCGctgtcctcctgctgctgccttACCTGCAG GTAATGGGTTCGATACTAGAAGACACCATTTATAAACGAACGGAGTATTGGGAAAATTGCACCAGGACCTTAGCATCCAGCCAAATCTCAAGAACTG GAGTTTATTGCAATGGATCCTTTGATCATTTTGTCTGTTGGCCACACTCTCTGGTTGGGAATGTATCTGTACCATGTCCTTCATATCTGCCGTGGATTAAAGAAG GTAACCTGGCGAGGGTGTACAGGCAGTGCACCTCCAGCGGGACCTGGCGCACATTGGAAAACTCCACAGACGTGTGGAGGGACCAATCAGAATGTATCGACCCACATTACTTCAAACCACAG GAAGATTATATGCACCTTCAAACAGTATTGCGTGTCATCTACATGGTTGGATACTCACTTTCTCTGTCCTCACTGACCCTGGCTGTTTTTATTATGGGATTGCTGAG GAAACTTCACTGCACAAGAAACTACATCCATATGAATCTCTTTATGTCCTTCATATTTCGAGCTGCAGCAGTTATGATCAAGGAAATAATTTTTCAAGTTAAGTTTACTAACCTACCCACTGATGACACAGGATGGAAGGAATATACCAGCTCAGTG ATCTCTGTTGTCTGTAAGGCTAGTCAAGTGTCAATGCATTACTTTGTGGGTGGAAACTACTTCTGGCTCTTAGTGGAAGCGATATTTCTCCATAGGTTATTGTTCACTGCGGTACTCACCAAGAGACGGTTGTTAAAACGATACCTTCTCATTGGCTGGG GAACTCCTTTTGCATTTGTGGTGCCCTGGACCGTAACAAAAGTTTTGTATGAAAATCAAGC ATGCTGGCCCAATAACAACATGTGGATCTGGTGGATAATAAGAGGACCCATAACTTTATCAGTGGTG gtcattttttacatatttataaaaattatgAAACTACTGCTGTCAAAGCTAAAGGCAGACCAGGTGAAATTCGCTGACTACAGATACAG TTTAGCCAGAGCGACACTGGTGCTTATTCCACTGCTGGGAATCCACGAGGTGGTGTTCACGTTTTTTATAGATGAATACATGGAGGACGGAGCACTCTATGTGCGAAACTTTATCAATTTGACTTTGAGCTCCTTCCAG GGCCTTCTTGTTGCTATATTATACTGTTTTGCTAATGGAGAG TGTCTGGATCAACCTTTTTTGGTTATTGGTGTCCAGGTCCAGGCAGAGATCAAGAAACGCTGGCAGCTTTTTCTGTTTGCCAACCACTATGATGCGCAAAGCTGTTTCCAGGGTATACACATGTGGAAGTGCTCAAGAAGAAGGCCAGCCGACTGCCCCGACCAGTGCAATTGTGTACAGGACATCAGCGCTCCTTCTAATGTTCAACAACTATGGCTGATAGGCCAGGCTGGGTTGCCTTCCCAGCTATGTCAGCCTAACAGGCCAAAATTCAATACCCGCCGAAGCCTATCCAGCAGCGAGGGTGAGATGACACTAGGAGATACGATGGAGGAGGTACTGGAGGAAAGTATGTTCTAA
- the glp2r gene encoding glucagon-like peptide 2 receptor isoform X2 yields MATLPPQHGRQAPENTLLLAVLLLLPYLQVMGSILEDTIYKRTEYWENCTRTLASSQISRTGVYCNGSFDHFVCWPHSLVGNVSVPCPSYLPWIKEGNLARVYRQCTSSGTWRTLENSTDVWRDQSECIDPHYFKPQEDYMHLQTVLRVIYMVGYSLSLSSLTLAVFIMGLLRKLHCTRNYIHMNLFMSFIFRAAAVMIKEIIFQVKFTNLPTDDTGWKEYTSSVISVVCKASQVSMHYFVGGNYFWLLVEAIFLHRLLFTAVLTKRRLLKRYLLIGWGTPFAFVVPWTVTKVLYENQACWPNNNMWIWWIIRGPITLSVVVIFYIFIKIMKLLLSKLKADQVKFADYRYSLARATLVLIPLLGIHEVVFTFFIDEYMEDGALYVRNFINLTLSSFQGLLVAILYCFANGEVQAEIKKRWQLFLFANHYDAQSCFQGIHMWKCSRRRPADCPDQCNCVQDISAPSNVQQLWLIGQAGLPSQLCQPNRPKFNTRRSLSSSEGEMTLGDTMEEVLEESMF; encoded by the exons ATGGCTACTCTGCCACCGCAGCATGGGAGGCAGGCACCAGAAAATACGCTACTGCTCGctgtcctcctgctgctgccttACCTGCAG GTAATGGGTTCGATACTAGAAGACACCATTTATAAACGAACGGAGTATTGGGAAAATTGCACCAGGACCTTAGCATCCAGCCAAATCTCAAGAACTG GAGTTTATTGCAATGGATCCTTTGATCATTTTGTCTGTTGGCCACACTCTCTGGTTGGGAATGTATCTGTACCATGTCCTTCATATCTGCCGTGGATTAAAGAAG GTAACCTGGCGAGGGTGTACAGGCAGTGCACCTCCAGCGGGACCTGGCGCACATTGGAAAACTCCACAGACGTGTGGAGGGACCAATCAGAATGTATCGACCCACATTACTTCAAACCACAG GAAGATTATATGCACCTTCAAACAGTATTGCGTGTCATCTACATGGTTGGATACTCACTTTCTCTGTCCTCACTGACCCTGGCTGTTTTTATTATGGGATTGCTGAG GAAACTTCACTGCACAAGAAACTACATCCATATGAATCTCTTTATGTCCTTCATATTTCGAGCTGCAGCAGTTATGATCAAGGAAATAATTTTTCAAGTTAAGTTTACTAACCTACCCACTGATGACACAGGATGGAAGGAATATACCAGCTCAGTG ATCTCTGTTGTCTGTAAGGCTAGTCAAGTGTCAATGCATTACTTTGTGGGTGGAAACTACTTCTGGCTCTTAGTGGAAGCGATATTTCTCCATAGGTTATTGTTCACTGCGGTACTCACCAAGAGACGGTTGTTAAAACGATACCTTCTCATTGGCTGGG GAACTCCTTTTGCATTTGTGGTGCCCTGGACCGTAACAAAAGTTTTGTATGAAAATCAAGC ATGCTGGCCCAATAACAACATGTGGATCTGGTGGATAATAAGAGGACCCATAACTTTATCAGTGGTG gtcattttttacatatttataaaaattatgAAACTACTGCTGTCAAAGCTAAAGGCAGACCAGGTGAAATTCGCTGACTACAGATACAG TTTAGCCAGAGCGACACTGGTGCTTATTCCACTGCTGGGAATCCACGAGGTGGTGTTCACGTTTTTTATAGATGAATACATGGAGGACGGAGCACTCTATGTGCGAAACTTTATCAATTTGACTTTGAGCTCCTTCCAG GGCCTTCTTGTTGCTATATTATACTGTTTTGCTAATGGAGAG GTCCAGGCAGAGATCAAGAAACGCTGGCAGCTTTTTCTGTTTGCCAACCACTATGATGCGCAAAGCTGTTTCCAGGGTATACACATGTGGAAGTGCTCAAGAAGAAGGCCAGCCGACTGCCCCGACCAGTGCAATTGTGTACAGGACATCAGCGCTCCTTCTAATGTTCAACAACTATGGCTGATAGGCCAGGCTGGGTTGCCTTCCCAGCTATGTCAGCCTAACAGGCCAAAATTCAATACCCGCCGAAGCCTATCCAGCAGCGAGGGTGAGATGACACTAGGAGATACGATGGAGGAGGTACTGGAGGAAAGTATGTTCTAA
- the rcvrnb gene encoding recoverin b, whose amino-acid sequence MGNSKSSALSKELLEELKLNTKYSEVELCAWYQTFLKECPSGRISREQFESIYASFFPDADPKAYAQHVFRSFDSNSDGTLDFKEYMVALHLTSSGQTMQKLEWAFSLYDVDRNGIVSKNEIQEIVTSIFNMISEEDKKNLPDEENTPEKRADKIWDLFGKKENDKISEGEFIQGVLDNKEILRLIQFDKPQKVQERLKEKKQ is encoded by the exons ATGGGCAACAGTAAAAGCAGTGCTCTGTCCAAGGAACTCCTGGAGGAACTCAAGCTGAACACCAAGTACAGCGAGGTGGAGCTGTGTGCTTGGTACCAGACCTTCTTGAAGGAGTGCCCAAGTGGCAGGATCAGCAGGGAGCAGTTTGAGAGCATCTACGCCAGCTTTTTTCCCGACGCCGACCCAAAAGCTTATGCACAGCATGTCTTTAGGAGCTTTGACTCCAACAGTGACGGTACCCTGGATTTCAAAGAATACATGGTGGCACTGCATCTGACGTCATCAGGGCAGACTATGCAGAAGCTGGAGTGGGCGTTTTCCCTGTATGACGTTGATAGGAATGGCATCGTAAGCAAAAACGAAATCCAGGAAATTGTGACG TCAATATTCAATATGATATCTGAAGAAGATAAAAAGAACCTTCCAGATGAAGAAAATACACCAGAAAAAAGAGCAGATAAGATATGGgatttatttggaaaaaaagaaaatg ATAAAATATCCGAAGGTGAGTTTATTCAGGGAGTCTTGGACAATAAAGAAATTCTAAGGCTGATCCAGTTTGACAAACCACAGAAAGTCCAAGAGAGGCTAAAGGAGAAGAAGCAATAG